TAGAACCACGGCGCTCGTAAATATTGACCAAGCCTTTCAATTTATAAAACGCTTTAATTCTAATATTTGATTGAGTTTTAGAACGCTATTGGAAATAGCAAGTAACAATGAAAATATAATGAAAAAATTAGTCTGACTAAACTACATTCTCTGGCGCGAGCGCACAGGGCTGTCCTGAATCTCCCAACTCAATTTGAATAGTTGCGTGTTCGATGCTGAAATTTTCATGCAGGTCATGATAAATTTCAGCTAAGAAGGCATCGCCTGGATGACCATTTGGTATGACTAAATGAGCCATCAATGCTGTTTCTGTTGTACTCATCGCCCAGATGTGCAAATCATGTACTCCGGTAACGCCTGGACGCTCTAAAAGATAGGTTCGCACGGCTAAAGGTTCAATGCCTGCGGGAACTGCATCGGTTATCAAACTCAAGGCATCGCGAAAGAGTTGCCAAGTGCTGACGACAATGACGATCGTCACAATCAAACTCGTGGCTGGATCAAACCGTTGCTGTCCTGTCAATACGATCGCAATTCCCGCCAAGACAACCCCTAGTGACACCCCCGCATCTGCCGCTAAATGCAAAAATGCGCCTCGAATATTCAAATCTCGCTCTCGTCCTGACAGAAACATCAAA
This genomic interval from Leptolyngbya sp. NIES-2104 contains the following:
- a CDS encoding cation diffusion facilitator family transporter, whose translation is MSHNHSHSVTNHNRAFVVSVALNTTFVIIEAVYGIIANSLALLADAGHNLSDVLGLLLAWGASLLVQRQPSTRYTFGLRRSSILAAFANAVFLFIVSGGVGWEAIQRFRDPAPVEGDTVIVVAAIGIAINTVSALMFLSGRERDLNIRGAFLHLAADAGVSLGVVLAGIAIVLTGQQRFDPATSLIVTIVIVVSTWQLFRDALSLITDAVPAGIEPLAVRTYLLERPGVTGVHDLHIWAMSTTETALMAHLVIPNGHPGDAFLAEIYHDLHENFSIEHATIQIELGDSGQPCALAPENVV